In a single window of the Micromonospora sp. WMMD1155 genome:
- a CDS encoding NUDIX hydrolase: protein MTEEQVTEPTRWTIHGERVVDGSRRARLSIADVELPDGVRFEQYVIRAPRSAMVAVLDEQERLLLMRRHRFVFDRWVWELPGGYVDDGEQPEACAVREVEEETGWRPGAVEPMLSFQPWVATADAENLLFLARDAIHVGSPVDVNEAEQVAWMPLAEARDLVSRGEIVGSGTVIAVLELVARKARGEL, encoded by the coding sequence GTGACGGAGGAGCAGGTTACCGAGCCGACGCGGTGGACGATTCACGGTGAGCGGGTGGTGGACGGCAGCCGGCGGGCGCGGCTGAGCATTGCCGACGTGGAACTGCCGGACGGGGTTCGTTTCGAGCAGTACGTGATCAGGGCGCCCCGGTCAGCCATGGTTGCGGTGCTTGACGAGCAGGAGCGCCTGCTGCTGATGCGGCGGCACCGGTTCGTGTTCGACCGGTGGGTGTGGGAGCTGCCTGGGGGTTACGTCGACGACGGTGAGCAGCCCGAAGCGTGCGCGGTCCGGGAGGTTGAGGAGGAGACCGGATGGCGCCCGGGTGCGGTGGAGCCGATGCTGTCGTTCCAGCCGTGGGTGGCGACGGCGGATGCGGAGAATCTGTTGTTCCTCGCGCGCGATGCGATACATGTCGGTTCCCCGGTGGACGTCAACGAGGCCGAGCAGGTGGCCTGGATGCCGTTGGCGGAGGCGCGCGACCTCGTGTCCCGGGGTGAGATCGTAGGGTCCGGCACGGTGATCGCGGTGTTGGAGCTGGTCGCGCGCAAAGCCCGGGGTGAGCTGTAG
- a CDS encoding tetratricopeptide repeat protein → MDLLADYRRATMFFETGDPSGAARLLEPIVDAEPGNAAVRQLLARAYFQSAQLNRAEEHLRELIDRDPSDHYAHHVLGRTLERLNRHNDALRHLRIAAAMYATNDDYRTALERVETRVGGTR, encoded by the coding sequence ATGGATCTTCTGGCGGACTACCGGCGGGCGACCATGTTCTTCGAAACCGGTGACCCGAGCGGAGCGGCCCGACTGCTGGAGCCGATCGTCGACGCCGAACCCGGCAACGCGGCCGTTCGGCAGCTGCTGGCCCGGGCGTACTTCCAGTCGGCCCAGCTCAACCGGGCCGAGGAGCACCTGCGGGAGCTGATCGACCGGGACCCGAGCGACCACTACGCGCACCACGTGCTCGGTCGGACGCTGGAGCGGCTCAACCGGCACAACGACGCGCTGCGGCACCTGCGGATCGCCGCCGCGATGTACGCGACGAACGACGACTACCGGACCGCGCTGGAGCGGGTGGAGACCCGAGTGGGCGGCACACGCTGA
- a CDS encoding Smr/MutS family protein, translated as MKLKLDLHDIFNKGHDIDRALRGIMDEAVAKKATLVEIIPGKGSGQLKKRVLRFLDQKDVKQLYHRVEKDSKNFGRLFVHFRWK; from the coding sequence ATGAAGCTCAAGCTGGACCTGCACGACATCTTCAACAAGGGCCACGACATCGACCGCGCGCTGCGCGGGATCATGGACGAGGCGGTGGCGAAGAAGGCCACCCTCGTCGAGATCATCCCCGGCAAGGGGTCCGGCCAGCTCAAGAAGCGCGTGCTGCGATTCCTCGACCAGAAGGACGTCAAGCAGCTCTACCACCGGGTGGAGAAGGACTCGAAGAACTTCGGCCGCCTCTTCGTCCACTTCCGCTGGAAGTAG